A genomic region of Deltaproteobacteria bacterium CG11_big_fil_rev_8_21_14_0_20_42_23 contains the following coding sequences:
- a CDS encoding cysteine--tRNA ligase, whose amino-acid sequence MTLKLYNTLTRKKEVFTPLAANKVGMYVCGVTVYDSCHLGHARAALTFDMISRYLRFTGFDVKYVTNFTDVDDKIIKRANSEHVSSEEISERYIAEYKKDMASLGIEAPTELPKATEHIAEMIAMIQKLISRNVAYAVDGSVFFSVRAFPEYGKLSGKKIEDLEVGARIEVDEAKKDPLDFVLWKPAKPGEPSWASPWGDGRPGWHIECSAMSCKYLGETFDIHGGGRDISFPHHENEIAQSEGASGKPFANYWLHNGMITMNGEKMSKSLGNVENISQLVEKYDPEVIRLFVFSNHYRSPLDYTAQNIGDSKAALDRYYETLARVYLAPEASASSSVEAELQSKLTDFRKDFAEAMNDDFNTAIVIGKVFELVRMINRFLDEAQGVNAWLKTGVDEMQNILSKVLGVFGSNPKQYFEEASRRVHESVDVKKIEELISHRQQARNNKDFAASDKIRDELLSLGVELKDLPGGKVEWKVK is encoded by the coding sequence ATGACCCTTAAACTCTACAACACCCTCACACGAAAAAAAGAAGTGTTCACACCACTGGCGGCAAACAAAGTAGGAATGTATGTTTGCGGGGTGACGGTTTATGATTCTTGTCATTTGGGTCACGCGCGAGCAGCACTTACGTTTGATATGATTTCACGCTACTTACGATTCACTGGTTTCGACGTGAAGTATGTGACTAACTTCACTGATGTGGATGACAAAATTATCAAGCGCGCAAACTCCGAACATGTTTCAAGCGAAGAGATTTCAGAACGCTATATTGCGGAATACAAAAAAGACATGGCTTCACTTGGCATTGAAGCTCCAACTGAACTTCCAAAAGCTACAGAACACATTGCAGAAATGATTGCGATGATTCAAAAACTCATCAGCCGCAATGTGGCGTATGCTGTGGATGGCAGCGTTTTCTTTTCAGTGAGAGCTTTTCCTGAGTATGGAAAACTTTCTGGAAAAAAAATTGAAGACCTCGAAGTGGGTGCGCGTATCGAAGTAGACGAAGCCAAAAAAGATCCACTCGATTTTGTATTGTGGAAACCAGCAAAGCCCGGAGAACCAAGCTGGGCCTCACCTTGGGGTGATGGGCGTCCAGGTTGGCACATTGAATGTTCAGCGATGAGTTGCAAGTATTTGGGAGAAACTTTTGATATTCACGGTGGCGGCCGCGACATTTCTTTTCCCCATCACGAGAATGAAATTGCGCAAAGTGAAGGCGCAAGCGGCAAACCCTTTGCCAACTATTGGTTGCACAATGGCATGATCACCATGAACGGTGAAAAGATGAGCAAGAGTTTGGGCAATGTAGAAAATATTTCTCAACTCGTAGAAAAATATGATCCAGAAGTCATTCGGCTTTTTGTGTTTTCAAATCATTATCGTTCTCCGCTTGATTATACAGCTCAAAACATTGGTGACAGCAAAGCCGCACTCGATCGCTATTACGAGACACTTGCTCGCGTTTATCTTGCACCTGAAGCAAGTGCAAGTTCGTCGGTTGAAGCTGAGTTACAATCAAAGCTTACAGATTTTCGAAAAGATTTTGCAGAAGCCATGAACGATGACTTCAACACCGCCATTGTGATTGGAAAAGTGTTTGAGTTGGTGAGAATGATCAACCGTTTTCTAGACGAAGCGCAGGGTGTGAACGCTTGGCTCAAAACTGGCGTTGATGAAATGCAAAACATTTTGAGTAAAGTGCTGGGCGTTTTTGGCAGCAATCCGAAACAGTATTTCGAAGAAGCCAGCCGTCGTGTTCATGAAAGTGTAGATGTGAAAAAAATTGAAGAGCTTATTTCGCATCGTCAGCAAGCTCGTAATAACAAAGACTTTGCCGCCTCTGATAAAATAAGAGACGAGTTGCTTTCTCTGGGCGTGGAACTGAAAGACCTTCCCGGCGGAAAAGTGGAGTGGAAGGTAAAGTAA
- a CDS encoding 2-C-methyl-D-erythritol 2,4-cyclodiphosphate synthase, whose translation MRIGFGHDIHQLAAGKKLIIGGVELAFEKGFVAHSDGDVLYHALVDALLGALALGDIGGHFPNDDPQWKNKNSKHFVQHAYKLVQQKGYKLANIDAMVFAEAPKLKEHLVAMRKNIAGLLNLELDQVSVKAGTNEKCDAVGRGEAIEATVVVLVEKK comes from the coding sequence ATGAGAATCGGTTTTGGACATGATATCCATCAACTTGCAGCAGGAAAAAAACTCATTATCGGTGGTGTTGAGCTTGCGTTTGAAAAAGGCTTTGTGGCTCACTCTGATGGCGATGTCTTGTATCACGCTTTGGTAGATGCTTTGCTGGGCGCATTAGCGCTTGGTGATATTGGCGGACATTTTCCAAATGATGATCCGCAATGGAAAAATAAAAACAGCAAACACTTTGTGCAACACGCCTACAAGTTGGTGCAACAAAAAGGCTACAAGCTTGCAAATATAGATGCCATGGTGTTTGCAGAAGCGCCAAAGTTGAAAGAACATTTAGTTGCAATGCGAAAAAATATTGCAGGTTTGTTAAACCTCGAACTTGATCAAGTAAGTGTAAAAGCCGGCACCAACGAAAAATGCGATGCCGTTGGCCGAGGTGAAGCCATAGAAGCAACGGTTGTAGTGTTGGTGGAGAAAAAATAA
- the lysA gene encoding diaminopimelate decarboxylase, translating into MEQIHLGGIAVSELATTYGTPLYVYDEARIRSNVQRVFKAFRSLYDNFDLFYAIKSNSNLAIASIIASEGVGIDTASINEIKLAKKLGVNGNKILFTGNYLSEEDLKAASEEGTLINLDDISLLPRLLKYGTPETICFRINPGIGKSNVGEEDVFAGSKAKFGVPHEKTIEAYRMARDAGIKTFGVHMMTGSCVTDPAYFEEITLKLMDVVGRTAKELGIQFSFVNLGGGLGIPYLPEEPELDIEKTAELVVNAFLAKCDEYSLTPPRLMMEPGRYFVGDAGFLLGRVHAVKESYQRFVGTDIGFNLLMRPVLYDAYHHIRVNGKENQKRVPTNITGQLCENTDVWCKERMLPPLACGDLIVVENCGAYGFCMSYPYNGRLQAAEVLVNNGQHALIRKRQTVEDLCALIHMPKWF; encoded by the coding sequence ATGGAACAGATTCACCTTGGTGGCATTGCTGTAAGCGAGCTGGCGACGACATATGGCACTCCACTCTATGTTTACGACGAGGCGCGTATTCGCAGTAATGTTCAGCGTGTGTTTAAGGCCTTTCGTTCGCTCTACGATAATTTCGATCTTTTCTACGCCATTAAGTCCAATTCCAATTTGGCTATAGCTTCCATTATTGCCAGTGAAGGCGTTGGTATTGATACGGCTTCCATTAATGAAATCAAACTTGCAAAAAAATTGGGCGTAAATGGGAACAAGATTCTTTTCACTGGGAATTATTTGTCAGAGGAAGATTTGAAAGCGGCAAGTGAAGAAGGAACACTGATTAACCTTGATGACATTTCTTTGCTTCCAAGACTTTTAAAATATGGCACGCCGGAAACCATTTGTTTTCGCATTAATCCGGGCATTGGAAAAAGCAACGTAGGTGAAGAAGATGTGTTTGCTGGCAGCAAAGCAAAGTTTGGTGTGCCGCACGAAAAAACAATTGAAGCTTACAGAATGGCAAGAGATGCTGGCATCAAGACATTTGGTGTGCACATGATGACCGGCTCTTGCGTGACCGATCCAGCTTATTTCGAAGAAATCACCTTAAAGCTTATGGATGTGGTGGGCAGAACTGCAAAAGAACTGGGCATTCAATTTTCATTCGTAAATCTTGGTGGCGGACTTGGCATTCCTTATCTTCCCGAAGAACCTGAACTTGATATAGAAAAAACTGCAGAACTTGTGGTGAATGCCTTCCTCGCTAAGTGTGATGAATACTCGCTTACCCCGCCGCGCCTCATGATGGAACCCGGCCGATATTTTGTGGGCGATGCTGGTTTTCTCTTGGGTCGCGTGCATGCTGTTAAAGAAAGCTATCAACGTTTTGTAGGAACCGACATCGGTTTCAATTTATTAATGCGTCCTGTTTTGTATGATGCCTACCATCACATTCGCGTGAATGGAAAAGAAAATCAAAAGCGAGTTCCCACAAATATCACAGGACAGTTGTGCGAAAATACCGACGTGTGGTGCAAAGAGAGAATGTTGCCGCCGTTAGCATGTGGCGATCTTATCGTGGTTGAAAATTGTGGAGCTTATGGTTTTTGCATGAGCTATCCTTACAACGGAAGGTTGCAGGCAGCTGAAGTTTTGGTGAATAACGGGCAGCATGCACTTATTCGCAAACGTCAAACAGTTGAAGATTTATGTGCACTTATTCACATGCCAAAGTGGTTTTAA
- a CDS encoding DUF4438 domain-containing protein has protein sequence MLKTNEHDLVALSVLGQVAPAMVWPSEVGHNGKVHNVPAVGGICYNVLVGDKACGWAADHIEPAVSSVADPAKRNDKENKVYNFLACVGNEATILNGDAKGQKGIVTGHHGGVEHVMIDFPQAVLNKMNGDEKIRISSLGQGLKLIGYPEVMISSTSPQLLKKMGIVEKKGKLEVPVAHIIPGKLMGSGLGSLNTFTGDFDIMTADEAEIKKLGLDTLKLGDIVAITDMDAKYGWCYKTGAVMIGVIIHGDSNASGHGPGVTSLMASTDGTIVPVKTKEANIGKLFQIGRYRSKKK, from the coding sequence ATGCTCAAAACAAATGAACACGATCTCGTTGCGTTATCAGTGCTTGGCCAAGTTGCGCCGGCCATGGTTTGGCCAAGTGAAGTGGGCCACAACGGCAAAGTGCACAATGTGCCAGCAGTTGGCGGCATTTGCTATAACGTGCTTGTGGGCGACAAAGCCTGCGGCTGGGCCGCTGATCATATTGAGCCTGCGGTTTCCAGCGTGGCTGATCCCGCAAAGCGAAACGACAAAGAAAACAAGGTCTACAACTTTTTAGCCTGCGTTGGAAATGAAGCCACAATTCTAAACGGCGATGCCAAAGGCCAAAAAGGAATTGTCACCGGTCATCATGGCGGCGTTGAACATGTGATGATCGATTTTCCTCAAGCCGTGCTGAACAAAATGAACGGCGATGAAAAAATTCGCATCAGCAGCCTTGGCCAAGGTTTGAAATTAATCGGCTACCCGGAAGTGATGATCAGTTCTACTTCTCCGCAGCTCCTTAAAAAAATGGGCATCGTTGAAAAAAAAGGAAAGCTTGAAGTTCCAGTAGCTCACATCATCCCCGGAAAACTCATGGGCTCTGGCCTGGGTTCACTCAACACCTTCACTGGCGACTTTGACATCATGACGGCTGACGAAGCTGAAATCAAAAAACTGGGCCTTGACACGCTCAAGCTTGGCGATATCGTTGCCATCACTGACATGGACGCCAAATATGGTTGGTGTTACAAAACGGGCGCGGTAATGATTGGCGTGATTATTCACGGCGACTCAAATGCTTCTGGTCACGGCCCCGGAGTTACTTCACTTATGGCAAGCACTGATGGAACCATTGTTCCCGTGAAAACAAAAGAAGCCAACATCGGGAAACTGTTTCAGATTGGGCGTTACAGAAGCAAAAAAAAGTAA
- a CDS encoding excinuclease ABC subunit B (The UvrABC repair system catalyzes the recognition and processing of DNA lesions. The beta-hairpin of the Uvr-B subunit is inserted between the strands, where it probes for the presence of a lesion): protein MPLFTLHTDFEPKGDQPTAIKQLTEGLKAGKEHQVLLGATGTGKTFSIAHVIKNVERPTLVIAPNKTLAAQLYGEFKELFPENAVEYFVSYYDYYQPEAYLPAQDVFIEKDSSINERIDKLRHSATHSLLTRRDVIIVASVSCIYGLGSPDAYRGMMIHTKRGETLDRDDLLTRLIEIQYERNDYDFHRGTFRVRGESVEIFPAYEDAKAIRIEFFGDELERIVEVDSITLQPLRELSEITIFPGSHFVTEEEAIKKASVQIKEELKQREKELHVLNKPIEKHRIKQRTLYDLEMMQEMGYCKGIENYSRYLTGRNPGDAPPTLVEYFPKDFLLVVDESHITIPQIGGMYNGDRARKMTLVEHGFRLPSALDNRPLKFEEFKKLVGQTIYVSATPGNYEFIVGEGEIVEQVIRPTGLLDPMIEVRKTKGQIENLLQEMNKVIAAGNRVFVTTLTKRLAEELTDYFSEAGIRVRYLHSDIDSLERTEILRSLRLGEFDVLIGINLLREGLDLPEVALVAILDADKEGFLRSTRSLIQTFGRAARNVDGRVVMYADRITKSMKEAMDETDRRREKQIAYNKKHGITPETIRKKISDALHALYEDVPLQPTLSQVQQLFSVEEAEKEIKKLKKEMLQHAKKLDFEAAAKCRDQINELEKQVIGA, encoded by the coding sequence ATGCCACTTTTCACCCTTCACACCGATTTTGAACCCAAAGGCGATCAGCCCACGGCGATTAAACAGCTCACCGAAGGCCTCAAAGCCGGGAAAGAGCACCAGGTCTTGCTGGGGGCAACGGGAACCGGAAAAACTTTTTCCATTGCCCACGTCATCAAAAATGTAGAGCGGCCCACGTTGGTGATAGCGCCCAACAAAACCTTGGCGGCTCAGTTGTACGGCGAGTTCAAAGAACTTTTCCCCGAAAATGCCGTGGAATATTTCGTGAGTTACTACGACTACTACCAGCCCGAAGCCTATTTGCCGGCGCAAGATGTGTTCATCGAAAAAGATTCCTCCATCAACGAACGTATTGATAAGCTGCGCCACTCGGCAACGCACTCGCTGCTCACACGCCGCGATGTGATTATTGTGGCTTCCGTTTCGTGCATCTACGGTTTGGGTTCGCCGGATGCTTACCGCGGCATGATGATTCACACCAAGCGCGGTGAAACCTTAGACCGCGATGATTTGCTTACGCGTCTCATCGAAATTCAATATGAACGCAACGATTACGATTTCCATCGCGGAACTTTTCGTGTGCGCGGTGAAAGTGTAGAAATTTTTCCAGCGTACGAAGATGCCAAAGCTATTCGCATCGAATTTTTCGGTGATGAACTTGAGCGTATTGTTGAAGTGGATTCCATTACCTTGCAGCCGCTTCGCGAGTTGAGTGAAATCACTATTTTCCCGGGATCACATTTTGTAACAGAAGAAGAAGCCATCAAAAAAGCGTCGGTGCAGATTAAAGAAGAACTAAAGCAACGCGAAAAAGAATTGCATGTTTTAAACAAACCCATCGAAAAACATCGCATCAAACAGCGAACACTTTATGATTTAGAAATGATGCAAGAGATGGGATATTGCAAAGGCATCGAAAATTATTCGCGTTACCTCACCGGCAGAAACCCTGGTGATGCGCCTCCTACGCTGGTGGAATATTTCCCAAAAGATTTTTTACTTGTTGTGGATGAAAGCCACATTACCATTCCGCAAATTGGGGGCATGTACAACGGCGACCGCGCGCGCAAGATGACGTTGGTGGAACATGGTTTCCGTTTGCCAAGTGCATTGGACAATCGGCCGCTGAAGTTTGAAGAGTTTAAAAAATTAGTTGGGCAAACTATTTATGTTTCTGCAACGCCAGGAAATTACGAGTTCATCGTTGGCGAAGGAGAAATTGTTGAGCAAGTGATTCGTCCAACCGGTCTGCTTGATCCCATGATCGAAGTGCGAAAAACAAAAGGGCAAATTGAAAACTTGCTTCAAGAAATGAATAAAGTAATTGCCGCAGGAAATCGTGTGTTTGTCACAACACTCACCAAACGTCTTGCCGAAGAACTAACAGATTATTTTTCAGAAGCTGGTATTCGTGTTCGTTATCTTCACTCTGATATTGATTCGTTAGAGCGCACTGAAATTTTGCGTTCTCTTCGACTTGGCGAATTTGATGTGTTGATTGGCATCAACCTCCTTCGGGAAGGACTTGATCTGCCTGAAGTTGCGCTGGTTGCAATTTTAGATGCCGACAAAGAAGGATTTCTTCGTTCAACGCGTTCGCTTATTCAAACCTTTGGAAGAGCTGCACGAAATGTGGATGGAAGAGTAGTGATGTATGCCGACAGAATTACAAAATCGATGAAAGAAGCCATGGATGAAACCGATCGCCGTCGTGAAAAGCAAATAGCGTACAACAAAAAACATGGCATCACTCCAGAAACCATTCGCAAAAAAATCAGCGATGCCTTGCATGCTCTTTACGAAGATGTGCCGCTGCAACCCACGCTTTCTCAGGTTCAGCAACTCTTCAGTGTGGAAGAAGCTGAAAAAGAAATTAAAAAGCTGAAAAAAGAAATGCTTCAGCATGCCAAAAAATTAGATTTTGAAGCCGCCGCAAAATGTAGAGACCAAATCAATGAACTGGAAAAACAGGTGATTGGTGCTTAG
- the maf gene encoding septum formation protein Maf, producing MKVLLASASQARKKILEDAGYDLVHISSRIDESKKNDETPKAYAMRLAEEKSKKITQDFAVDFILTADTVVVCEEEVLGKPASADDAFLMMRKLSGRMHEVITALSLRRADDKTFQTLITRSEISEVEFRTLSEKEISEYVQSGLWKEKAGGYGIQDDHNFVKTLHGNKSNVVGVSLPLLEEMLAEFEAKK from the coding sequence ATGAAGGTTCTTTTGGCAAGTGCATCACAAGCAAGGAAAAAAATATTGGAAGATGCGGGTTATGATTTAGTGCACATTTCCTCGCGCATTGATGAAAGCAAAAAAAATGATGAGACCCCAAAAGCTTATGCCATGCGTCTTGCAGAGGAAAAATCAAAAAAAATCACTCAAGATTTTGCTGTCGATTTTATTTTAACTGCAGATACTGTTGTGGTGTGTGAAGAGGAAGTGCTTGGAAAACCTGCGTCTGCCGATGATGCATTTTTGATGATGAGAAAACTTTCCGGAAGAATGCACGAAGTGATCACAGCTCTTTCTCTACGCCGTGCAGATGATAAAACATTTCAAACCTTGATAACACGCTCAGAAATATCGGAAGTTGAATTTCGAACATTGTCTGAAAAAGAAATAAGTGAATATGTGCAAAGCGGCTTGTGGAAAGAAAAAGCGGGCGGCTATGGAATTCAAGATGATCACAATTTTGTGAAAACGCTTCACGGAAATAAAAGTAATGTTGTCGGCGTTTCACTTCCGCTGCTTGAAGAGATGTTGGCTGAGTTTGAAGCTAAAAAATAG
- a CDS encoding thioredoxin family protein produces the protein MALMHSTEMMIGEKAPSFSLLGTDDKTHSFAGLLNGKKAAVIMFICNHCPYVKAHFRRIAQLAEKYLHKEVAVIGINPNDENVYSEDSFENMKKIVVKHHFVFHYLRDDQQTVAKAYNAVCTPEFFVTDANGIIRFHGAFDDNWKDEAEVTTRYLENAIEDILAGREVKEVTPHSMGCSIKWKS, from the coding sequence ATGGCACTCATGCATTCAACCGAAATGATGATTGGAGAAAAAGCTCCATCGTTTTCACTTTTGGGCACAGATGACAAAACACATAGCTTTGCTGGTTTACTCAACGGCAAAAAAGCGGCTGTGATTATGTTCATCTGCAATCATTGCCCTTATGTAAAAGCGCACTTCAGACGCATTGCACAACTTGCAGAAAAATATCTTCACAAAGAAGTTGCTGTGATTGGCATTAATCCAAATGATGAAAATGTTTACTCCGAAGATTCATTCGAAAACATGAAAAAAATTGTAGTGAAACACCATTTTGTTTTTCATTATCTTCGAGATGACCAGCAAACCGTTGCAAAAGCTTACAATGCTGTCTGCACTCCAGAATTTTTTGTCACTGATGCAAATGGCATCATTCGTTTTCATGGTGCCTTCGATGATAATTGGAAAGATGAAGCCGAAGTAACAACACGCTATTTGGAAAACGCCATCGAAGATATTCTTGCTGGAAGAGAAGTAAAAGAGGTCACTCCACATTCTATGGGCTGCTCAATCAAATGGAAAAGTTGA
- a CDS encoding LL-diaminopimelate aminotransferase (produces methionine from 2-keto-4-methylthiobutyrate and glutamine in vitro; mutations do not affect methionine salvage in vivo however), with protein sequence MEIKVSKRLAALTGYAFAEVDKKVAELKEQGINPIDFGVGDPSEPTPEIIRAALKEASDVRKSAGYPSYIGSLEYREAIAKWTKARFGVELNPKTEIASSVGSKEAVFNFAEAFVNPGDVVIVPNPGYPPYTRGTQFAEGEVYYVNLLPENNFLPKLDEIPEDICKRAKIMWVNYPNNPTGVLASRAFYEELVAFGKKHNIIIASDEPYTENYFGTEKPLSILEIAKEGVVVFQSLSKRSCMTCYRIGWCAGDARIIDAFKKLKTNVDSGAATFIQDAAIAALSDEKHVEELRALYRTKRDIIVEAFVDAGLPECKPEATLYMWQPVPKGMTSVEFAQKLLDPNIAMVTTPGNWVSSEVRGVNPGEGFVRLALVPSVEECKEAAKRIKTYLKDR encoded by the coding sequence ATGGAAATTAAAGTTTCAAAAAGACTTGCAGCTCTTACTGGATATGCATTTGCCGAGGTGGATAAAAAAGTTGCTGAGTTGAAAGAGCAAGGTATTAATCCCATCGACTTTGGCGTTGGTGACCCTAGTGAACCTACGCCAGAAATTATTCGAGCAGCCTTGAAAGAAGCAAGTGACGTGCGAAAAAGTGCGGGCTATCCAAGTTATATTGGCTCACTTGAATATCGTGAAGCCATTGCAAAGTGGACCAAGGCGCGTTTTGGCGTTGAGCTAAATCCAAAAACTGAAATTGCATCTTCGGTTGGTTCGAAAGAAGCTGTGTTTAATTTTGCCGAAGCTTTTGTAAATCCTGGTGACGTAGTAATTGTTCCAAACCCCGGCTACCCGCCATACACCAGAGGAACTCAGTTTGCCGAGGGCGAAGTGTATTATGTGAATCTTCTTCCTGAAAATAATTTTTTGCCAAAACTTGATGAGATTCCAGAAGATATTTGTAAGCGCGCAAAAATTATGTGGGTGAATTATCCTAACAATCCAACAGGTGTTTTGGCATCGCGAGCATTTTATGAAGAACTTGTAGCGTTTGGGAAAAAGCACAACATCATCATCGCTTCGGATGAACCTTATACCGAAAATTATTTTGGAACTGAAAAACCACTTTCCATTTTAGAAATTGCAAAAGAAGGTGTGGTTGTTTTTCAGTCGCTTTCTAAACGAAGTTGCATGACGTGTTATCGCATTGGCTGGTGTGCAGGTGATGCACGGATTATTGATGCCTTTAAAAAATTAAAAACCAATGTTGATTCAGGTGCAGCTACCTTCATCCAGGATGCAGCCATTGCAGCACTTTCGGATGAAAAGCATGTGGAAGAGTTGCGAGCTTTGTACCGAACAAAACGCGACATTATCGTTGAAGCCTTTGTTGATGCGGGTTTACCAGAGTGTAAACCAGAAGCAACGCTTTACATGTGGCAACCTGTTCCAAAAGGGATGACATCTGTAGAGTTTGCGCAAAAATTGCTTGATCCCAACATTGCCATGGTAACAACGCCAGGAAATTGGGTGAGTAGCGAAGTGCGAGGAGTGAACCCTGGCGAAGGCTTTGTGCGTCTAGCGCTTGTGCCCAGTGTTGAAGAATGCAAAGAAGCCGCAAAAAGAATTAAGACTTATTTGAAAGATCGATAA